One genomic segment of Verrucomicrobiia bacterium includes these proteins:
- the tsaD gene encoding tRNA (adenosine(37)-N6)-threonylcarbamoyltransferase complex transferase subunit TsaD: protein MKVLGIESSCDETAAAVVEEGRVLSSVVSSQALHWKYGGIVPELAAREQLKAIRPVVKEALAEAGLPLSAIDGIAVTFGPGLVGSLVVGVAFAKSLAVSTGKPLIGVNHLEGHMFSVFIEQPDLPLPAVVLIASGGHTVLLSVAEKGKARLLGQTVDDAAGEAFDKGARLLGLPYPGGPSIQKAAEGGDPEAVDFPRPMLTADNFEFSFAGLKTALAVYLQKYPEGAGEKPNDLAAAYQEAIAETLAEKTLSAAERTGAKSAAVAGGVAANRRLRELIELRAKKSGLGVHFPGFQFCTDNAAMIACAGEFYLKRGKAADLSLEALPNLPLTSFAAA, encoded by the coding sequence ATGAAGGTATTGGGAATTGAGAGTTCCTGCGACGAGACGGCGGCGGCCGTGGTCGAGGAAGGTCGGGTCCTGTCATCGGTCGTTTCCTCACAGGCTCTGCACTGGAAATACGGCGGCATCGTGCCGGAGCTGGCCGCGCGGGAGCAATTGAAAGCAATCCGGCCGGTGGTGAAAGAGGCGCTGGCGGAAGCGGGTTTACCACTTTCGGCCATCGATGGAATCGCCGTAACCTTCGGACCCGGGTTGGTCGGCTCCTTGGTCGTGGGAGTGGCATTTGCCAAAAGTCTGGCCGTTTCCACAGGCAAGCCGCTGATTGGTGTCAACCACCTTGAAGGGCATATGTTTTCGGTTTTCATCGAGCAGCCGGATCTGCCGCTCCCGGCTGTGGTTTTAATCGCCTCCGGGGGGCACACCGTCCTTTTATCGGTTGCGGAAAAAGGGAAAGCGCGGCTTTTGGGGCAAACGGTGGACGACGCCGCCGGAGAAGCGTTTGACAAAGGGGCGCGGCTTTTGGGGTTGCCGTATCCGGGGGGGCCTTCCATCCAAAAAGCGGCGGAAGGGGGGGACCCGGAGGCCGTGGATTTTCCGCGCCCGATGCTAACGGCGGATAATTTTGAGTTTTCGTTTGCAGGATTGAAGACGGCCTTGGCCGTGTATCTGCAGAAATATCCGGAAGGGGCCGGGGAAAAACCAAACGATTTGGCGGCGGCATATCAAGAGGCGATTGCAGAGACGCTGGCGGAAAAAACCTTGTCGGCTGCCGAACGAACCGGAGCCAAATCGGCGGCGGTTGCGGGCGGCGTTGCCGCGAACCGGCGGTTACGGGAGCTTATCGAACTGCGGGCGAAAAAATCGGGACTGGGGGTTCACTTTCCGGGCTTCCAATTCTGCACGGATAACGCGGCGATGATCGCCTGTGCCGGGGAGTTTTACTTAAAGCGGGGGAAGGCAGCCGATTTATCGCTGGAGGCGTTGCCGAACCTGCCCCTTACTTCATTTGCCGCGGCGTAG
- a CDS encoding sugar transferase, producing MISQNLTILRRTQLVIDLVLTALAFHLTSLIPAVVPFDPHFKVIPDALFFRTLVLILLTWTILLLLSPRAYQYRVKTAGFLARQVLQIVAIGTAVLVLLFFIFGHPAQSRSTAALFAVCDFVLLFGSRLVLLKTLEHFRRKGYNYLRILVVGSTEHAEPVFERALSHPQWGIKPIGFVDWDKPKWLWGYRPLPLVGLYEHLPVILTNGHIDALLFSNLPSELEKIRLSVEVCRKAGVTSYLFTDAVAGGVEGQPLSDGLSFLGWPVIQLTGPLSLPRAITVKYTLDRLLAALGLALLSPFIFIIAAWIKTTSPGPIFYKQLRVGQNGRRFWMYKFRTMVADAEQKKKELLHKNEMSGPVFKMTDDPRVTKVGRFLRKTSLDELPQLFNVVMGEMSLVGPRPPLPEEVFHYRLEHRRRLSVRPGITCLWQVSGRSNVDFEDWMKMDLAYIDGWSFWQDVKILFRTLPAVLTANGAK from the coding sequence ATGATTAGCCAGAACCTCACCATTCTTCGGCGCACACAATTGGTCATCGATTTGGTCCTGACCGCTTTGGCTTTCCATTTGACCTCTTTGATTCCGGCCGTCGTTCCCTTTGACCCGCATTTCAAAGTCATTCCGGATGCCCTCTTTTTTCGCACGCTGGTTTTGATACTTCTGACCTGGACGATCCTGCTTTTGCTTTCTCCCCGGGCCTATCAGTACCGGGTGAAAACGGCCGGCTTTCTGGCGCGGCAGGTCCTGCAGATTGTCGCCATCGGCACCGCCGTGCTTGTCCTTCTGTTTTTTATTTTCGGCCACCCCGCCCAGAGCCGCTCGACGGCCGCCCTCTTCGCCGTGTGCGATTTCGTTCTTCTGTTCGGCTCCCGTTTGGTTTTGCTCAAAACGCTGGAGCATTTCCGCCGCAAGGGGTACAACTATCTGCGCATTTTGGTGGTCGGGTCCACCGAGCATGCCGAACCGGTTTTTGAACGGGCGCTTTCGCATCCGCAGTGGGGAATCAAGCCGATCGGCTTCGTGGACTGGGACAAACCGAAATGGCTCTGGGGTTACCGACCCCTTCCCTTGGTGGGACTCTACGAGCATCTGCCCGTTATTTTGACCAACGGTCACATTGACGCCCTGCTCTTCTCCAACCTTCCCTCCGAACTGGAAAAGATCCGCCTCTCCGTGGAGGTCTGCCGCAAAGCCGGGGTGACCAGCTATCTGTTCACGGATGCAGTAGCCGGCGGGGTCGAAGGACAACCGCTTTCCGATGGGTTGAGCTTTTTGGGTTGGCCGGTCATACAACTGACCGGCCCTCTTTCCTTGCCGCGCGCCATCACCGTCAAATACACGCTGGACCGGCTCTTGGCCGCCTTGGGGCTGGCCCTTCTCTCGCCGTTCATTTTCATCATTGCCGCCTGGATAAAAACCACCTCCCCCGGCCCTATTTTTTACAAACAGCTGCGCGTGGGGCAAAACGGCCGCCGCTTCTGGATGTACAAGTTCCGCACGATGGTGGCCGATGCCGAACAAAAGAAAAAAGAGCTCCTGCACAAAAATGAAATGTCCGGACCGGTTTTCAAAATGACCGACGACCCGCGGGTGACCAAGGTCGGCCGTTTCTTGCGCAAAACTTCGCTGGACGAACTACCCCAACTCTTCAACGTGGTGATGGGGGAAATGTCTTTGGTCGGCCCCCGCCCCCCGCTACCGGAGGAGGTTTTTCACTATCGGCTGGAGCACCGCAGGCGCCTTTCCGTCCGCCCCGGCATCACCTGCTTGTGGCAGGTTTCCGGTCGCAGCAACGTAGACTTCGAGGACTGGATGAAAATGGATTTGGCCTATATCGACGGCTGGAGTTTCTGGCAGGATGTGAAAATTCTTTTCCGCACCCTCCCGGCGGTCCTGACTGCCAACGGGGCCAAGTAG
- a CDS encoding WecB/TagA/CpsF family glycosyltransferase: MDKNGHKRVSLLGVEIDSYPLDVFMQKLEEQMRRGKGAYVVTPNVDHIVRLKTDGEFREVYRRASFVVPDGMPLLWASRWLGKSLPERITGADLFPRLSTRAAATGRSIFLLGATPSVCNRVIDKLRQENPNLKIAGHYSPPLGFEKCQDELKKIVQVLKQSKPDVVFAALGTPKQEKLIYHLRNRVPVRLFLGVGAAFDFYSGEKKRAPAWLQKAGLEWAFRLLNEPGRLWKRYLVDDPRFFWWVAKEKFLGKAND, translated from the coding sequence GTGGATAAAAACGGCCACAAAAGGGTTTCACTTTTGGGAGTGGAAATCGATTCCTACCCTCTCGACGTTTTTATGCAAAAGTTGGAGGAACAAATGCGTCGCGGAAAGGGGGCCTACGTCGTAACTCCCAATGTCGACCATATCGTCCGGCTGAAAACCGACGGAGAGTTTCGGGAAGTCTATCGGCGGGCCAGCTTCGTGGTGCCGGACGGCATGCCGCTTCTCTGGGCCTCCCGCTGGCTGGGGAAATCCCTGCCGGAGCGGATAACGGGCGCCGATTTGTTCCCCCGCCTCTCGACCCGCGCGGCCGCAACGGGCCGCTCCATTTTTCTGCTGGGCGCCACGCCTTCCGTATGCAACCGAGTCATTGACAAATTGCGGCAGGAAAACCCGAATTTGAAAATCGCCGGCCATTATTCCCCTCCCCTGGGGTTTGAAAAATGTCAGGATGAACTGAAAAAAATTGTGCAGGTCCTCAAACAATCAAAGCCGGACGTCGTCTTTGCTGCCCTCGGAACTCCCAAACAGGAAAAATTGATTTACCACCTGCGCAACCGCGTGCCGGTCCGGCTCTTCCTCGGCGTCGGCGCCGCCTTTGATTTTTACTCCGGGGAGAAAAAGAGGGCTCCGGCCTGGTTGCAAAAAGCGGGGCTCGAATGGGCCTTCCGGCTCCTGAACGAACCGGGGCGGCTCTGGAAGCGCTACCTGGTGGACGACCCCCGTTTTTTCTGGTGGGTCGCCAAGGAGAAATTTTTGGGAAAAGCAAATGATTAG
- a CDS encoding arsenate reductase ArsC, whose product MFFIYMAKRRILFLCTGNSCRSQMAEGYARQYAPSGYTATSAGLDPKGYIHPRAIIVMQEVGIDIRNQTSKTFDASQAKNYDLVITLCGDAEERCPALPAGVARTHWPLPDPAKANGSPEEVMETFRRVRDEIGELVKRLFAELERQEK is encoded by the coding sequence TTGTTTTTTATTTACATGGCCAAACGCCGGATTTTGTTTCTTTGCACCGGCAATTCCTGCCGCAGCCAGATGGCGGAAGGATACGCCCGACAATACGCCCCTTCTGGGTATACGGCCACATCCGCCGGGTTGGACCCGAAAGGTTACATTCATCCCCGGGCAATAATTGTAATGCAAGAGGTGGGGATCGACATCCGCAACCAGACATCCAAGACCTTTGACGCCTCCCAAGCCAAGAACTATGATTTGGTCATCACCCTCTGCGGGGATGCCGAGGAGCGCTGCCCCGCCCTGCCGGCCGGGGTGGCCCGCACCCACTGGCCCTTGCCGGACCCGGCCAAGGCCAACGGTTCCCCGGAAGAGGTGATGGAGACCTTCCGACGGGTGCGGGACGAAATTGGGGAACTTGTAAAGCGGCTTTTTGCCGAGCTGGAACGGCAGGAAAAGTAA
- a CDS encoding 3-hydroxybutyryl-CoA dehydrogenase, which yields MEIKKVGVIGCGLMGSGIAETAAKAGYAVIVREVSDELLKKGRSRIEGSLSRAVEKGKATQQEKEAALGRITGTTKLAELSDCDIVIEAIIENMEEKRKLFKELDGIVKPTAIFASNTSSLPITDMSAVTKRAANFVGLHFFNPVPVMKLVEVVKTVVTSEEAFRAAKTFGEKLGKTVVVAKDTPGFVVNLLFVPYLLDAVRAYEKGVASREDIDNGMKLGCGHPMGPLELLDFVGIDTTYYIAEIMFDEFKDDHYAAPPLMRRLVAAGFMGRKSGRGIYEYDEKGNKK from the coding sequence ATGGAAATCAAAAAAGTGGGCGTTATCGGCTGCGGGTTGATGGGTTCTGGTATCGCCGAAACAGCCGCCAAGGCTGGATACGCCGTGATCGTGCGCGAAGTTAGCGATGAGCTGTTGAAAAAAGGGCGCTCCCGAATCGAGGGTTCCCTTTCCCGCGCGGTCGAAAAGGGAAAGGCCACACAACAGGAGAAGGAAGCGGCTCTGGGGCGCATCACCGGCACAACCAAGCTTGCCGAGTTGTCCGATTGTGATATCGTCATCGAGGCGATTATTGAAAATATGGAGGAGAAGAGAAAGCTTTTTAAGGAGCTCGACGGTATCGTCAAACCCACGGCTATTTTCGCCTCTAACACCTCCTCGTTGCCGATTACCGATATGTCCGCCGTCACCAAGCGCGCCGCCAACTTCGTTGGTCTCCACTTTTTCAACCCCGTGCCTGTGATGAAGTTGGTGGAGGTGGTGAAAACGGTGGTCACTTCCGAGGAAGCCTTTCGTGCGGCCAAGACGTTCGGTGAAAAACTGGGCAAAACCGTGGTGGTGGCCAAAGACACTCCCGGCTTTGTGGTCAATTTACTGTTTGTACCTTACCTGCTCGACGCCGTCCGAGCCTATGAAAAAGGGGTGGCCAGCCGGGAGGATATTGACAACGGGATGAAGCTCGGGTGCGGACACCCGATGGGACCACTGGAGCTCTTGGACTTCGTCGGCATCGACACCACCTACTATATCGCCGAGATCATGTTTGACGAATTCAAGGATGACCACTACGCCGCTCCGCCCTTGATGCGCCGGCTCGTCGCCG